From Methanomassiliicoccus sp., the proteins below share one genomic window:
- a CDS encoding aminotransferase class I/II-fold pyridoxal phosphate-dependent enzyme — MKATKRSMGVTYAIRDILLPARELEKHGAEIIKLHIGDPNKYDFETPRHVREALCRAVEVNDNGYAESEGDFELRRAILEKEKQKNGVEVDLDDCVITMGVTEAIQMVTAATVDPGDEVLVPGPGYPTYTEFTRFFGGVSVPYHADEANNWQPDIDDLRKKITPRTKCMVIINPNNPTGSLYSDKVLKEMTDLAGEHDLFVISDEIYDLMTFDGVHHSPASLNKDVPMILFNGFSKVDLLPGWRLGYTVFRDPQGKLDEIKEGMMRQLRLRISANNPCQMAVIEALKGPKDHLDTMNHKLKERRDYICKRINDIPGLSTTRPQAAFYIFPKIESKHWKNDQDFVLDVLKNCHVLLVPGHGFDETYGKMHFRATFLPPVETLGKAFDAIETYMHKVA, encoded by the coding sequence ATGAAGGCGACCAAACGCTCGATGGGCGTGACCTACGCCATCCGTGATATCCTTCTTCCAGCGAGAGAGCTGGAGAAGCACGGGGCGGAGATCATCAAGCTCCATATCGGAGACCCTAACAAATATGATTTCGAGACCCCCAGGCATGTTCGCGAGGCCCTGTGCCGAGCCGTGGAGGTCAATGACAACGGTTACGCTGAGTCAGAGGGCGACTTCGAACTGCGCCGGGCCATCCTTGAGAAGGAGAAGCAGAAGAACGGTGTGGAAGTTGACCTCGATGACTGCGTCATCACCATGGGCGTGACGGAGGCCATCCAGATGGTCACCGCAGCCACCGTGGACCCTGGCGACGAGGTCCTCGTGCCCGGTCCTGGTTACCCCACTTACACGGAGTTCACCAGGTTCTTCGGAGGCGTATCAGTACCCTATCATGCCGATGAGGCCAACAACTGGCAGCCGGACATCGATGATCTGAGGAAGAAGATCACCCCTAGGACCAAGTGCATGGTCATCATCAACCCCAACAACCCCACGGGCTCACTGTACTCCGACAAGGTCCTAAAGGAGATGACCGACCTGGCCGGTGAGCATGACCTCTTCGTCATCTCCGACGAGATCTATGATCTCATGACGTTCGACGGTGTCCACCATTCCCCCGCATCTCTGAACAAGGACGTGCCCATGATCCTATTCAATGGGTTCTCCAAGGTCGACCTACTGCCCGGATGGAGGCTCGGCTACACCGTGTTCCGCGATCCCCAGGGGAAGCTGGACGAGATTAAGGAGGGGATGATGCGCCAGCTAAGGCTTCGCATCAGCGCCAATAATCCTTGCCAGATGGCGGTCATAGAGGCCCTCAAGGGGCCCAAGGACCACCTTGATACGATGAACCATAAGCTCAAGGAGAGGCGGGACTACATCTGCAAGCGTATCAATGATATACCGGGGCTGTCGACCACACGTCCCCAGGCGGCCTTCTACATCTTCCCGAAGATCGAGTCCAAGCACTGGAAGAACGATCAGGACTTCGTATTGGACGTGCTCAAGAATTGTCACGTCCTGCTGGTCCCAGGCCACGGCTTCGACGAGACGTACGGGAAGATGCACTTCCGTGCCACATTCCTGCCGCCGGTGGAGACCCTGGGGAAGGCGTTCGACGCCATCGAGACGTATATGCATAAGGTCGCCTGA
- a CDS encoding riboflavin synthase encodes MKLIGIADTTFARVDMGGAAIEELKTLGTGYKVVRYTVPGIKDLPVACKKLIEEQRCDIVIALGMPGPKDKDKNCAHEASTGIIAAQLMTNHHIMEVFVHEDEAPDAKTLDWLAKQRAREHARNAYDLLFRPDVLSKNSGKGLRQGYEDARPIRE; translated from the coding sequence ATGAAGCTCATAGGGATAGCTGATACCACCTTCGCCCGTGTGGACATGGGCGGGGCGGCCATCGAGGAGCTGAAGACCCTGGGAACCGGTTACAAGGTAGTGCGCTACACAGTACCGGGCATCAAGGACCTTCCGGTGGCTTGCAAGAAGCTCATCGAGGAACAGCGATGCGACATCGTGATCGCACTGGGCATGCCAGGTCCGAAGGACAAGGACAAGAACTGTGCTCACGAGGCCTCCACCGGGATCATCGCCGCACAGCTGATGACCAATCATCATATCATGGAGGTCTTCGTCCACGAGGACGAGGCCCCCGATGCCAAGACCCTCGATTGGCTAGCAAAACAGAGGGCGAGGGAGCATGCCCGCAACGCGTACGATCTGCTGTTCCGTCCGGACGTCCTGTCCAAGAACTCGGGAAAGGGATTACGCCAGGGCTATGAGGACGCCAGGCCTATAAGGGAGTGA
- a CDS encoding 6,7-dimethyl-8-ribityllumazine synthase produces the protein MKKYNIGIVVSEFNFDITSMMLERAKAHAAFLDVNVSRVISVPGVYDMPLAIKKLLEDQGIDGVVTLGCVIEGETDHDQVVIQHAARKIIDLSLQYEKPVSLGISGPGMTRLQAEERIEKGRDALEACVKLLKNLE, from the coding sequence ATGAAGAAGTACAATATTGGGATAGTGGTATCTGAGTTCAATTTTGACATCACCTCGATGATGTTGGAGCGGGCGAAGGCGCACGCCGCCTTCCTGGATGTGAACGTGAGCAGGGTCATCTCCGTCCCTGGGGTTTACGACATGCCCCTGGCCATAAAGAAGTTGCTGGAGGACCAGGGCATCGATGGAGTGGTCACCCTAGGTTGCGTGATCGAAGGAGAGACCGATCATGACCAGGTGGTCATCCAGCATGCCGCCCGCAAGATCATCGACCTCAGCCTCCAGTATGAGAAGCCGGTGTCCCTGGGCATCAGCGGACCGGGCATGACCCGCCTGCAGGCGGAAGAGAGGATCGAGAAAGGGCGTGATGCGCTGGAAGCTTGCGTCAAGCTCCTCAAGAACCTTGAGTGA
- a CDS encoding FAD synthase: MKRVMASGVFDILHTGHIHYLCEARKLGDELVVVVATDRTVRKRKHEPITPENMRLELVRALKPVDRAVLGKEGDMFKVVSEIAPDIIALGYDQMFDEKELRSQLAERGMNIQVVRLGHYEDDLDGTRKIIRRIIEWHKDKADTEGAMQ; this comes from the coding sequence ATGAAAAGGGTCATGGCCAGCGGGGTCTTCGATATCCTCCATACCGGCCATATTCACTATCTATGCGAGGCCAGGAAGCTAGGCGATGAGCTGGTGGTGGTGGTGGCGACCGATAGGACGGTCAGGAAGAGGAAGCATGAGCCCATCACCCCCGAGAACATGCGTTTGGAGCTCGTTCGTGCCTTGAAGCCGGTAGACAGGGCGGTTTTAGGGAAGGAAGGAGATATGTTCAAGGTGGTCTCTGAGATAGCCCCGGACATCATCGCCCTGGGCTATGACCAGATGTTCGACGAGAAGGAGCTTAGGTCTCAGCTGGCCGAACGCGGGATGAACATTCAGGTCGTGAGGTTGGGTCACTATGAGGATGACCTCGACGGGACCCGCAAGATAATCCGCAGGATAATCGAGTGGCACAAGGATAAGGCCGACACCGAGGGGGCGATGCAATGA